The following coding sequences lie in one Arachis stenosperma cultivar V10309 chromosome 5, arast.V10309.gnm1.PFL2, whole genome shotgun sequence genomic window:
- the LOC130982331 gene encoding uncharacterized protein LOC130982331 isoform X1, giving the protein MNENPKLQHHRRRRRRRPRFSVIAIATATAIHLLAASANATMCFDNLFFRYLFRQLISSGRDVISQARKFDIEKTKLMCVNMLKLRKEFGSDIIVEAQIRATFYLKFENEKLDQEIRIRMIKMVAKGLATLEVFLKHSGSLFMYAGHEDILLLVYLYLGGCFARLGELRLLKNKLNLMIFLRTLISRKSMK; this is encoded by the exons ATGAATGAAAACCCTAAATTGCAGCATCATCGTCGCCGTCGCCGTCGCCGTCCCCGCTTCTCCGTCATCGCCATAGCCACAGCCACAGCCATTCATCTCCTTGCCGCTAGTGCCAATGCCACAATGTGCTTCGACAATCTCTTTTTCCGTTATCTCTTTCGTCAACTCATCTCCTCAGGCCGCGACGTG aTTTCTCAGGCAAGAAAATTTGATATCGAGAAAACAAAGCTAATGTGTGTTAACATGCTCAAGTTGAGGAAGGAATTTGGTTCAGACATTATTGTAGAG GCGCAAATCAGAGCTACTTTCTACCTAAAATTCGAGAATGAGAAGTTAGATCAAGAG ATAAGGATAAGAATGATTAAGATGGTAGCTAAAGGTTTGGCTACGTTAGAG GTTTTTCTCAAACACTCTGGTTCTCTTTTTATGTATGCGGGTCATGAAG ATATACTGTTGTTGGTGTATTTATACTTAGGCGGATGTTTCGCGAGGCTTGGGGAGCTGCGGCTTCTAAAAAACAAACTGAATTTAATGATTTTCTTGAg GACTTTGATTTCAAGGAAATCAATGAAGTGA
- the LOC130982331 gene encoding uncharacterized protein LOC130982331 isoform X2, which produces MNENPKLQHHRRRRRRRPRFSVIAIATATAIHLLAASANATMCFDNLFFRYLFRQLISSGRDVISQARKFDIEKTKLMCVNMLKLRKEFGSDIIVEAQIRATFYLKFENEKLDQEIRIRMIKMVAKGLATLEVFLKHSGSLFMYAGHEDILLLVYLYLGGCFARLGELRLLKNKLNLMIFLRVCCCIGL; this is translated from the exons ATGAATGAAAACCCTAAATTGCAGCATCATCGTCGCCGTCGCCGTCGCCGTCCCCGCTTCTCCGTCATCGCCATAGCCACAGCCACAGCCATTCATCTCCTTGCCGCTAGTGCCAATGCCACAATGTGCTTCGACAATCTCTTTTTCCGTTATCTCTTTCGTCAACTCATCTCCTCAGGCCGCGACGTG aTTTCTCAGGCAAGAAAATTTGATATCGAGAAAACAAAGCTAATGTGTGTTAACATGCTCAAGTTGAGGAAGGAATTTGGTTCAGACATTATTGTAGAG GCGCAAATCAGAGCTACTTTCTACCTAAAATTCGAGAATGAGAAGTTAGATCAAGAG ATAAGGATAAGAATGATTAAGATGGTAGCTAAAGGTTTGGCTACGTTAGAG GTTTTTCTCAAACACTCTGGTTCTCTTTTTATGTATGCGGGTCATGAAG ATATACTGTTGTTGGTGTATTTATACTTAGGCGGATGTTTCGCGAGGCTTGGGGAGCTGCGGCTTCTAAAAAACAAACTGAATTTAATGATTTTCTTGAg GGTGTGTTGTTGTATAGGACTTTGA